In Rhodoferax koreense, a genomic segment contains:
- a CDS encoding sensor histidine kinase yields MDQGSPASPDMLAALQARLHESEAANLRLQAELDATRAELEHFMHKVSHDLRAPLRHITSYGPLVREMLTDGEDPSSCLDTIDQSARHMGKMIDALLALSRLGKTALQPVPVPMGELVAEALRGARAQTGARQVEWQVAADWPVVQGDAALLREVWGHLLANALKFTRQRAVARIEIGWGAAGEGKPVRFFVQDNGVGFNPAYAGQLFGLFQRLHSATEYEGTGLGLALARQIVRRHGGEIEAEARPDQGCRVSFTLP; encoded by the coding sequence ATGGACCAGGGTTCGCCCGCCTCCCCCGACATGCTGGCTGCGTTGCAGGCGCGGCTGCACGAAAGCGAGGCCGCCAACCTGCGCCTGCAGGCCGAGCTGGACGCCACGCGGGCCGAGCTCGAGCACTTCATGCACAAGGTGTCGCACGACCTGCGCGCGCCGCTGCGCCACATCACCTCCTACGGCCCGTTGGTGCGCGAGATGCTGACCGACGGCGAAGACCCGTCGTCCTGCCTGGACACGATCGACCAGTCGGCCCGGCACATGGGCAAGATGATCGATGCGCTGCTGGCCCTGTCGCGCCTGGGCAAGACCGCGCTGCAGCCCGTGCCCGTGCCCATGGGGGAACTGGTGGCCGAGGCGCTGCGTGGCGCCCGGGCCCAGACCGGCGCGCGCCAGGTCGAATGGCAGGTGGCCGCCGACTGGCCCGTGGTGCAGGGCGACGCCGCGCTGCTGCGCGAGGTCTGGGGCCATCTGCTGGCGAATGCGCTCAAGTTCACGCGGCAGCGGGCGGTGGCGCGCATCGAGATCGGCTGGGGAGCGGCGGGCGAGGGTAAGCCTGTGCGCTTCTTCGTGCAGGACAACGGCGTGGGCTTCAATCCGGCCTATGCCGGCCAGTTGTTCGGCCTGTTCCAGCGCCTGCACAGTGCCACCGAATACGAGGGCACCGGCCTGGGCCTGGCGCTGGCGCGGCAGATCGTGCGGCGCCACGGCGGCGAGATCGAAGCCGAGGCCCGGCCCGACCAGGGCTGCCGCGTGAGCTTCACCTTGCCTTAG
- a CDS encoding DUF6279 family lipoprotein, with protein sequence MFATLGRIIGLLLAAAVLQSCSAIKLGYNNGPDLAYWWLDGYADFTGEQAIRLKEDLGQLQAWHRRRELPEYAKLLRQAQALMPQDVDAAQVCSEWANVRQRLDVLVVAAAPTAAQLAMTLQPQQITALEKKYARSNADFRKDWLDRSPEQVLDKRYDKALENAQTVYGRLDTEQRELLRQQVARSGLDEQTRYAERLRRQQDTLQTLRQWLARPPEPAQAVQEAREAIERLMRPSVPGQKAQEAATQQMCEGVAALHNRTTAAQRQHGLKWLAGYERDLKELAAQPQK encoded by the coding sequence GTGTTTGCAACGCTGGGCCGGATTATCGGCCTGTTGCTGGCCGCCGCCGTGCTGCAGTCCTGCAGCGCGATCAAGCTCGGCTACAACAACGGGCCGGACCTGGCCTACTGGTGGCTCGACGGTTATGCGGACTTTACCGGCGAGCAGGCCATCCGGCTCAAGGAGGACCTGGGCCAGCTCCAGGCCTGGCACCGGCGCCGCGAACTGCCCGAATACGCCAAACTGCTGCGCCAGGCCCAGGCGCTGATGCCGCAGGACGTCGACGCGGCGCAGGTCTGCAGCGAATGGGCCAATGTGCGCCAACGCCTGGATGTCCTGGTGGTCGCCGCGGCACCCACGGCCGCGCAACTGGCCATGACGCTGCAGCCGCAACAGATCACCGCGCTGGAGAAGAAGTACGCCAGGTCGAATGCCGATTTCCGCAAGGACTGGCTCGATCGCTCGCCCGAGCAGGTGCTGGACAAACGCTACGACAAGGCGCTGGAGAATGCGCAGACCGTCTACGGCCGGCTCGACACCGAGCAGCGCGAACTGTTGCGCCAGCAGGTGGCGCGCTCGGGATTGGACGAACAGACGCGTTATGCCGAACGGCTGCGTCGGCAGCAGGACACGCTGCAGACGCTGCGGCAGTGGCTGGCCCGCCCGCCCGAACCGGCACAGGCTGTGCAGGAGGCGCGCGAAGCCATCGAACGGCTGATGCGTCCGTCGGTCCCGGGCCAGAAGGCCCAGGAGGCCGCGACACAGCAGATGTGCGAAGGCGTGGCCGCGCTGCACAACCGCACCACGGCGGCGCAGCGCCAGCACGGCCTCAAATGGCTGGCCGGCTACGAGAGGGACCTGAAGGAACTCGCCGCGCAGCCGCAGAAATAG
- a CDS encoding EamA family transporter, with amino-acid sequence MSAATPALFQRHTAVLLIALLGCAFAGNHISARLAFDHGTGLLVAIVCRSGVTMLALLGVVLWQREALRLPRGAWPWQLAVGLLIATQSLCLYSAVARIPVALALLVSNTLPVVLALLTWALGGPRPTRRASVLMGVILLGLVLALDVPTRLASMEAAGPGPQWGQGIAFAAGAALAFAMALWITDHKLKALRGSVRSLMTLSIVFVAMLLAGWSGAVPGGMAWPHDAPGWTGLGLLVLLYGTAFSVMFITLPRLDMARNAAVMNSEPIATLLFGWLILGQRLGALQVLGGLVVVGGIVLLTTSKAR; translated from the coding sequence ATGTCCGCTGCCACGCCTGCCCTTTTTCAACGCCATACCGCCGTCCTGTTGATCGCCCTGCTCGGCTGCGCCTTTGCGGGCAACCACATCTCGGCCCGGCTGGCCTTCGACCACGGCACCGGCCTGCTGGTGGCCATCGTCTGCCGTTCGGGCGTGACCATGCTGGCCCTGCTCGGTGTGGTGTTGTGGCAGCGCGAAGCCCTGCGGCTGCCGCGCGGCGCCTGGCCGTGGCAGCTCGCGGTCGGCCTGCTGATCGCCACCCAGAGCCTGTGCCTGTACTCGGCCGTGGCACGCATCCCGGTGGCGCTGGCCCTGCTGGTCAGCAATACCCTGCCGGTGGTGCTGGCGCTCTTGACCTGGGCGCTCGGCGGCCCGCGGCCGACACGGCGCGCCAGCGTGCTGATGGGCGTGATCCTGCTGGGCCTGGTGCTGGCGCTGGACGTGCCGACGCGGCTGGCTTCGATGGAAGCCGCCGGCCCGGGTCCGCAATGGGGCCAGGGCATCGCCTTCGCCGCCGGCGCGGCGCTCGCGTTCGCCATGGCGCTGTGGATCACCGACCACAAGCTCAAGGCCCTGCGCGGCTCGGTGCGCAGCCTGATGACGCTCTCCATCGTCTTCGTGGCCATGCTGCTGGCCGGCTGGAGCGGCGCTGTGCCCGGCGGCATGGCCTGGCCGCACGACGCGCCCGGCTGGACTGGCCTGGGTCTGCTGGTGCTGCTCTACGGCACGGCGTTCTCGGTGATGTTCATCACCCTGCCGCGGCTGGACATGGCGCGCAATGCGGCGGTGATGAACAGCGAACCCATCGCCACGCTGCTGTTCGGCTGGCTGATCCTGGGCCAGCGGCTGGGCGCGTTGCAGGTGCTCGGCGGCCTGGTGGTGGTCGGCGGCATCGTGCTCCTGACGACTTCCAAGGCCCGATGA
- the pdxA gene encoding 4-hydroxythreonine-4-phosphate dehydrogenase PdxA, with protein sequence MSNTSSLPIAITLGDPAGIGPEIIAKAFRDAPTLTRGCFVAGDLGSMRRATQLLAAPGRPAWPVVEIADAADAFDAPPNAIPVLQVMAPPGVMAVGEVSAEAGRVAADAVLWAARAALRGEIAALVTAPLHKEALAAAGVPYPGHTELLQAEAAAHVGTSIAQMPVRMMLANDELRTVLVSIHVSLRQAIEAVTFDNVLQTLRITDASLRAVLGRRPRIGVAGLNPHAGEGGLFGREEIDTIVPAIEAARAEGLDVHGPYAPDTVFMRARAQAGRPSEFDVVVAMYHDQGLIPVKYLGVDKGVNVTLGLPLVRTSPDHGTAFDIAGTGRADAASLTEALRMARRLATRGL encoded by the coding sequence ATGAGCAACACTTCTTCCTTGCCAATCGCCATCACCCTCGGCGACCCGGCCGGCATCGGCCCCGAGATCATCGCCAAGGCCTTCCGCGACGCGCCGACGCTGACCCGCGGCTGCTTCGTCGCGGGCGACCTGGGCAGCATGCGCCGCGCCACGCAACTGCTGGCAGCACCGGGCCGGCCGGCCTGGCCGGTGGTCGAGATCGCAGACGCCGCGGATGCCTTCGACGCGCCGCCGAATGCCATCCCCGTGCTGCAGGTGATGGCGCCGCCCGGCGTCATGGCCGTCGGCGAAGTCAGTGCCGAAGCTGGCCGGGTTGCGGCCGATGCCGTGCTGTGGGCCGCGCGCGCGGCATTGCGTGGCGAGATCGCGGCGCTGGTGACGGCGCCCCTGCACAAGGAGGCGCTGGCCGCGGCCGGCGTGCCCTACCCCGGCCACACCGAACTGCTGCAGGCCGAGGCCGCCGCCCACGTGGGCACATCCATCGCCCAGATGCCGGTGCGCATGATGCTGGCCAACGACGAGCTGCGCACGGTGCTGGTGAGCATCCATGTCTCGCTGCGCCAGGCCATCGAGGCCGTGACCTTCGACAACGTGCTGCAGACGCTGCGCATCACCGACGCCTCGCTGCGGGCCGTGCTGGGCCGGCGGCCCCGCATCGGCGTGGCCGGGTTGAATCCGCATGCGGGGGAGGGCGGCCTGTTCGGCCGGGAGGAGATCGACACCATCGTGCCGGCCATCGAAGCCGCACGGGCCGAGGGTCTCGACGTGCACGGACCTTATGCACCCGACACGGTGTTCATGCGCGCGCGGGCCCAGGCCGGCCGGCCGAGTGAATTCGACGTGGTGGTGGCCATGTACCACGACCAGGGCCTGATCCCCGTGAAGTACCTCGGCGTGGACAAGGGTGTCAACGTGACGCTCGGCCTGCCGCTGGTGCGCACCAGCCCCGACCACGGCACGGCCTTCGACATCGCCGGCACGGGCCGCGCGGATGCGGCCAGCCTGACCGAGGCGCTGCGCATGGCCCGAAGGCTGGCCACGCGTGGTTTGTAG
- a CDS encoding Hsp70 family protein — protein sequence MMLGIDFGTSNSAVALVDGEGRLRSIPLEPGSPSMPTALFFSNESGQVFYGSAAMQAYLSGTDGRLMRSIKSLLGSSLMDEQTLVNGKLTSLFEIVVLFFKELKRRSEQHLGHAVSRAMLGRPVHFVDDDLARDALAQATLGKAALAAGFDEVQFQLEPIAAAFDFERRVTAETTVLVVDIGGGTSDFTVVRVGPDRHADVDRSRDLLATTGVHLGGTDFDRALHLRHAMPLLGLGHHGPSGREVPSSVFFNLSTWHLIQQSYGRRAIAHSESLRSDYSDRMLHTRLMHVLELHMGHQLLAATETAKIACSISGQGERIDLSGIEAGLCVPLSPEGLHEVLQGQLDAIVACARECVAASGVGRLDTVYLTGGSSALAPLQAAMQAAFPDATMASGDRFGSVAAGLAYGGAVASAAQRAGRQTADA from the coding sequence ATGATGCTGGGGATCGACTTCGGCACCTCCAATTCGGCCGTGGCGCTGGTCGACGGCGAGGGCCGGCTGCGCAGCATTCCGCTGGAGCCGGGCAGCCCGTCGATGCCGACGGCGCTGTTCTTTTCCAACGAGAGTGGCCAGGTCTTCTACGGCAGCGCGGCCATGCAGGCCTACCTCAGCGGCACCGACGGCCGGCTGATGCGCTCCATCAAGAGCCTGCTCGGCTCCAGCCTGATGGACGAGCAGACCCTGGTCAACGGCAAGCTCACCAGCCTGTTCGAGATCGTGGTGCTGTTCTTCAAGGAACTCAAGCGCCGCTCGGAACAACACCTGGGCCACGCCGTCAGCCGGGCGATGCTCGGCCGGCCCGTGCACTTCGTGGACGACGATCTCGCGCGTGACGCACTGGCCCAGGCCACACTGGGCAAGGCCGCGCTGGCCGCGGGCTTCGACGAGGTGCAATTCCAGCTCGAACCGATCGCCGCCGCGTTCGACTTCGAGCGCCGCGTGACAGCCGAGACCACCGTGCTGGTGGTCGACATCGGCGGCGGCACCTCGGACTTCACCGTGGTGCGGGTCGGCCCGGACCGGCATGCCGACGTCGACCGCAGCCGCGACCTGCTGGCCACCACGGGCGTGCACCTGGGCGGAACGGATTTCGACCGCGCGCTGCACCTGCGCCACGCCATGCCGCTGCTCGGCCTGGGCCACCACGGACCGAGCGGTCGCGAGGTGCCGTCGTCGGTGTTCTTCAACCTGTCGACCTGGCACCTGATCCAGCAGAGCTACGGCCGCCGCGCCATCGCCCACAGCGAATCGCTGCGCAGCGATTACAGCGACAGGATGCTGCACACGCGGCTGATGCACGTGCTGGAACTGCACATGGGCCACCAGCTGCTGGCCGCGACCGAGACCGCGAAGATCGCTTGCTCCATCTCGGGCCAGGGCGAGCGGATCGACCTGTCGGGCATCGAGGCGGGCCTGTGCGTGCCTCTGTCGCCCGAAGGCCTGCACGAGGTGCTGCAAGGCCAGCTGGACGCCATCGTGGCCTGTGCGCGGGAATGTGTGGCCGCCTCCGGCGTGGGCCGGCTCGATACCGTCTACCTCACCGGCGGCTCCTCCGCGCTCGCCCCGTTGCAGGCGGCGATGCAGGCGGCCTTTCCCGATGCCACCATGGCTTCGGGCGACCGGTTCGGCAGCGTAGCAGCGGGTCTGGCCTACGGCGGCGCGGTGGCGTCTGCCGCCCAGCGCGCCGGCCGGCAGACGGCCGACGCCTGA
- a CDS encoding alpha/beta hydrolase — translation MTQLLETIEIESAPNPTAAVIWLHGLGASGDDFAAIVPELDLNGCAPIRFVFPHAPTMPVTINNGYVMPAWYDIFAADLVRREDAAGIQASARAIEALIADQVARGIPADRIVLAGFSQGCAMSLHTGLRHPARLAGIMALSGYLPLAASVAAERSPANQDTPIFMAHGTADPVVVLARAEASRQALAALGYQVSWHTYPMPHSVHPQEVADISRFLQTVLPRDAAKASSR, via the coding sequence ATGACCCAACTGCTCGAAACCATCGAAATCGAAAGCGCACCGAACCCCACCGCGGCCGTGATCTGGCTGCATGGCCTGGGCGCCAGCGGCGACGATTTCGCCGCCATCGTGCCCGAGCTCGACCTGAACGGCTGCGCGCCGATCCGCTTCGTGTTCCCGCACGCGCCGACCATGCCGGTGACCATCAACAACGGCTATGTGATGCCGGCCTGGTACGACATCTTCGCCGCCGACCTGGTGCGGCGCGAAGACGCCGCCGGCATCCAGGCCTCGGCGCGCGCCATCGAGGCCTTGATCGCCGACCAGGTGGCGCGCGGCATCCCGGCCGACCGCATCGTGCTCGCCGGCTTCTCGCAGGGCTGCGCCATGTCGCTGCACACCGGCCTGCGCCACCCGGCGCGGCTGGCCGGCATCATGGCGCTGTCGGGCTACCTGCCGCTGGCCGCCAGCGTGGCCGCCGAGCGCAGCCCGGCGAACCAGGACACACCCATCTTCATGGCCCACGGCACGGCCGACCCGGTGGTGGTACTGGCCCGCGCCGAGGCCTCGCGCCAGGCGCTGGCGGCACTGGGCTACCAGGTCTCGTGGCACACCTATCCGATGCCGCACAGCGTGCATCCGCAGGAAGTGGCCGACATCAGTCGCTTCCTGCAGACCGTGCTGCCGCGCGATGCCGCCAAGGCATCCAGCCGATGA
- a CDS encoding LysR substrate-binding domain-containing protein produces the protein MRLRHIEVFNAVMLTGSVSGAARLINVTQPAVSRILQHAELQLGFALFQRAKGRLVPTPEALTLAPHVERLFAQLDEVQRLAGNLKLGQSEAELRVVSVLALSFEMLPRAIRRFRVRHPDVPISLKALHSPQIVSALVLQEADIGFLFSAAGHAALAQEPLAEARIVCVAPKGLLPARLLRRGSVALADLAKAPVIGLDVHDPVGRSLNQACREAAVGLQFRLTVQTYHAALALAHHGLGVALVDGCTAASADPAKVDVLALEPLIPVPIMALRPAGKPGSVAARAFVRCLQQTLAEVV, from the coding sequence ATGCGCTTGCGACACATCGAGGTATTCAACGCCGTCATGCTCACCGGCAGCGTGAGCGGCGCCGCACGGCTCATCAACGTGACCCAGCCGGCGGTGAGCCGCATCCTGCAGCATGCCGAACTGCAGCTCGGCTTCGCGCTGTTCCAGCGCGCCAAGGGCCGGCTCGTGCCCACGCCGGAGGCGCTCACCCTGGCGCCGCATGTGGAGCGGCTGTTCGCGCAGCTCGACGAGGTGCAGCGCCTGGCCGGCAACCTGAAGCTGGGCCAGAGCGAGGCCGAACTGCGCGTGGTCAGCGTGCTCGCGCTGAGCTTCGAGATGCTGCCGCGCGCCATCCGGCGCTTCCGCGTCAGGCACCCCGACGTGCCGATCAGCCTCAAGGCCTTGCATTCGCCGCAGATCGTCTCGGCGCTGGTCCTGCAGGAGGCTGACATCGGCTTCCTCTTCAGCGCCGCCGGCCACGCCGCGCTGGCGCAGGAGCCGCTGGCCGAGGCGCGCATCGTCTGCGTGGCGCCCAAGGGCTTGTTGCCTGCGCGTCTGCTCAGGCGCGGCAGCGTGGCGCTGGCGGATCTGGCCAAGGCGCCGGTCATCGGTCTGGACGTGCACGATCCCGTCGGCCGCAGCCTGAACCAGGCCTGCCGCGAAGCCGCCGTGGGCCTGCAATTCCGGCTGACGGTGCAGACCTACCATGCGGCGCTGGCCCTGGCGCACCACGGGCTGGGCGTGGCCTTGGTGGACGGGTGCACGGCGGCTTCGGCGGACCCGGCGAAGGTCGATGTGCTCGCGCTCGAACCCTTGATTCCCGTGCCCATCATGGCCTTGCGGCCGGCAGGCAAGCCGGGTTCGGTGGCGGCGCGGGCTTTTGTGCGCTGCCTGCAGCAGACGCTGGCCGAGGTCGTTTAA
- a CDS encoding transporter substrate-binding domain-containing protein, giving the protein MKFHVVTTASLLACGLLAAAHADTLSKVTESNKITVAYRESSVPFSYLAGAGAAVGFSADLTAAIVDAVKKKVNKPALEVVMMPVTSQNRIPLLTNGTIDLECGSTTNNTTRGQEVAFAINHFYTGTRLLVKKSSNIKNYADLAGKNVASTTGTTNAQVIRKYNTDNNLGMNVVLGKDHDDSLLMVEGGRAVAFAMDDILLFGLKANSKDPASLDVVGDSLQVEPYACMLRKDDPAFKALVDGVISGLMKSGDFEKLYTKWFMSPIPPKNINLNLPMSQQLKDNLKALSDKPAM; this is encoded by the coding sequence ATGAAATTCCACGTTGTGACCACCGCCTCCCTGCTGGCCTGCGGACTGCTGGCCGCCGCCCATGCCGACACGCTCTCCAAGGTGACGGAGAGCAACAAGATCACCGTGGCCTACCGCGAATCCTCCGTGCCTTTCAGCTACCTCGCGGGGGCCGGCGCGGCGGTGGGTTTCTCGGCCGACCTGACGGCGGCCATCGTCGATGCGGTGAAGAAGAAGGTCAACAAGCCCGCGCTTGAAGTGGTCATGATGCCCGTCACCTCGCAGAACCGCATCCCGCTGCTGACCAACGGCACGATCGACCTCGAATGCGGCTCCACCACCAACAACACGACGCGCGGGCAGGAAGTGGCCTTCGCCATCAACCATTTCTACACCGGCACGCGGCTGCTGGTGAAGAAGTCTTCCAACATCAAGAACTACGCCGACCTGGCCGGCAAGAACGTGGCCAGCACCACCGGCACCACCAACGCCCAGGTGATCCGCAAGTACAACACCGACAACAACCTCGGCATGAACGTCGTGCTGGGCAAGGACCACGACGATTCGCTGCTGATGGTGGAAGGCGGCCGCGCCGTGGCCTTCGCGATGGACGACATCCTGCTGTTCGGCCTGAAGGCCAACTCGAAGGATCCGGCCTCGCTCGACGTGGTCGGCGATTCGCTGCAGGTCGAGCCCTACGCCTGCATGCTGAGGAAGGACGACCCGGCCTTCAAGGCGCTGGTCGACGGCGTGATCTCGGGCCTCATGAAGTCGGGTGACTTCGAGAAACTCTACACCAAGTGGTTCATGTCGCCGATCCCGCCGAAGAACATCAACCTGAACCTGCCGATGAGCCAACAGTTGAAGGACAACTTGAAGGCGCTCAGCGACAAACCCGCGATGTGA
- a CDS encoding DUF2059 domain-containing protein codes for MKKYLWSVPAVSAIALFAVTGLAHAESTPAKKELVAKVIRLQMPVREQMMRQMAQSPVASMAQQVGQILQFRVPPEKREALTKEIQGYIGKYVDETMALLREREAKAATTVIGPMLEEKFSEDELKQLVTFLESPVQKKYLDTTAEGLKALSTQLVADTRGVVESKFKVMEQTVTKRLNEVVGPAAAPASPAAPSTK; via the coding sequence ATGAAGAAATATTTGTGGTCTGTCCCGGCTGTATCGGCCATCGCGCTGTTTGCCGTCACCGGCCTGGCCCATGCCGAATCCACGCCCGCGAAAAAGGAACTCGTCGCCAAGGTGATCCGCCTGCAGATGCCGGTGCGCGAGCAGATGATGCGCCAGATGGCACAGAGCCCCGTGGCATCGATGGCCCAGCAGGTCGGGCAGATCCTGCAGTTCCGCGTGCCGCCCGAAAAGCGCGAGGCGCTGACCAAGGAAATCCAGGGCTACATCGGCAAGTACGTCGACGAAACCATGGCCCTGCTGCGCGAGCGCGAAGCCAAGGCCGCAACGACGGTGATCGGTCCGATGCTCGAGGAGAAATTCTCCGAGGATGAGTTGAAGCAGCTCGTCACCTTCCTCGAGTCGCCGGTGCAGAAGAAGTACCTGGACACCACGGCCGAAGGCCTGAAGGCGCTGTCGACCCAGCTCGTCGCCGACACCCGTGGCGTGGTCGAGTCCAAGTTCAAGGTCATGGAGCAGACCGTGACCAAGCGCCTGAACGAAGTGGTCGGTCCGGCCGCCGCGCCAGCGTCGCCGGCTGCGCCTTCCACCAAGTAA
- a CDS encoding D-amino acid dehydrogenase translates to MRVCVMGAGIVGLATAYRLNDAGFDVTVVDRAAPGRGASGGNGAQLSYSYVQPLADPSIWAQLPTLLFSRSSPLKLRPQLDPAQWRWALQFLAACNAETSRSTTVALLALAARSRLGFEAMMQREALACDFSATGKLVLYATAASFEKATKQLALQQSLGVQQRAVDAVECVAIEPALRHYAPHIAGAIHTPSECAADCLKTCSGLVDVLRARGVAFLLDTHIEGFERRGERLVALRTARGEVTADQFVMALGAFSPKLAGMLGAFLPVYPLKGYSITVPTDLAASDAPRVSVTDSARKVVFARVGERLRVAGMAELVGYDDAIPDDRIASLVVSTKTLFPACSSFAELNPWTGMRPATPTGLPIVGRLPRAPSNLVFNTGHGALGFTLAFGTAEGVVESLG, encoded by the coding sequence ATGCGGGTCTGCGTGATGGGGGCGGGAATCGTCGGTCTGGCCACGGCCTATCGGCTCAACGATGCGGGCTTCGATGTGACCGTGGTCGACCGCGCCGCCCCGGGCCGCGGCGCCAGCGGCGGCAACGGCGCACAGCTCAGTTATTCCTATGTGCAGCCGCTGGCCGATCCGTCGATCTGGGCCCAGTTGCCCACGCTGCTGTTCTCCAGGTCGTCACCCCTGAAGCTGCGCCCCCAGCTCGATCCGGCGCAATGGCGCTGGGCGCTGCAGTTCCTCGCGGCCTGCAATGCCGAGACCTCGCGCAGCACCACCGTGGCCCTGCTCGCGCTGGCCGCACGCAGCCGGCTCGGCTTCGAAGCGATGATGCAGCGCGAAGCCCTGGCCTGCGATTTCTCGGCCACCGGCAAGCTGGTGCTGTACGCCACGGCAGCTTCGTTCGAGAAGGCGACGAAACAGCTCGCGCTGCAGCAGTCGCTCGGCGTGCAGCAGCGCGCCGTGGACGCGGTCGAATGTGTGGCCATCGAGCCCGCGCTGCGGCACTACGCGCCGCACATCGCCGGCGCGATCCACACGCCCAGCGAATGCGCAGCCGACTGCCTGAAGACCTGTAGCGGCCTGGTCGACGTGCTGCGCGCGCGCGGCGTCGCCTTCCTGCTCGACACCCACATCGAAGGCTTCGAGCGGCGTGGCGAGCGGCTCGTGGCGCTGCGCACCGCGCGTGGCGAGGTCACGGCGGATCAATTCGTCATGGCGCTGGGCGCGTTCTCGCCGAAGCTGGCCGGCATGCTCGGCGCGTTCCTGCCGGTGTATCCGCTCAAGGGTTACAGCATCACCGTGCCCACCGATCTCGCCGCAAGCGACGCGCCGCGCGTCAGCGTGACCGACAGCGCGCGCAAGGTGGTGTTCGCGCGGGTCGGCGAACGCCTGCGCGTGGCCGGTATGGCCGAACTCGTGGGCTACGACGACGCCATTCCGGACGACCGCATCGCCTCGCTCGTGGTCTCCACGAAAACGCTGTTCCCGGCCTGCAGCAGCTTTGCCGAGTTGAACCCCTGGACCGGCATGCGCCCGGCCACACCCACCGGCCTGCCCATCGTCGGCCGGCTGCCGCGCGCGCCGAGCAACCTGGTGTTCAACACGGGCCATGGCGCGCTCGGCTTCACGCTGGCCTTCGGCACGGCGGAAGGTGTGGTCGAAAGCCTCGGGTGA
- the glmU gene encoding bifunctional UDP-N-acetylglucosamine diphosphorylase/glucosamine-1-phosphate N-acetyltransferase GlmU encodes MSAVDVVIMAAGKGTRMKSRLPKVLHRLAGRALLGHVVDTAAGLKPRRVVVITGHGADEVEAAVSAWPTGLDLKFARQSPQLGTGHAVQQALPALADLPDDGIVLVLSGDVPLTRIDTLQALIDASGGDKLALLTLALPDPTGYGRIVREAGSPDGHVQAIVEHKDASEAQRAINEIYSGIMAAPAAQLRHWLGRVDNRNAQGEYYLTDIVKLAVADGVAVVAHRITDELQVAGVNSPVQLAELERAYQRGRALALMEQGVRLADPARFDVRGTLECGQDVAIDVNCVFEGRVTLGEGVRIGANCVIANASIAAGAVIHPFTHIDGEQAGVTVGEGALIGPFARLRPGARLGAEVHIGNFVEVKNSTLAAGAKANHLAYLGDASVGERVNYGAGSITANYDGANKHRTVIEADVHVGSNCVLVAPITIGAGGTVGGGSTLTKDAPPGALSVARGRQVSIANWSRPKKAAK; translated from the coding sequence ATGTCAGCAGTGGATGTGGTCATCATGGCCGCGGGCAAGGGGACCCGCATGAAGAGTCGGTTGCCCAAAGTGTTGCACCGTTTGGCCGGGCGTGCGTTGCTGGGCCATGTGGTTGACACCGCCGCCGGGTTGAAGCCGCGCCGCGTGGTCGTGATCACGGGCCACGGCGCGGACGAGGTGGAGGCGGCGGTGAGCGCCTGGCCTACCGGCCTCGACCTGAAGTTCGCCCGCCAATCGCCGCAACTCGGCACCGGCCACGCCGTGCAGCAGGCGCTGCCAGCCCTGGCCGACCTGCCCGACGACGGCATCGTGCTGGTGCTGTCGGGCGACGTGCCGCTGACCCGCATCGACACTTTGCAGGCGCTCATCGACGCTTCGGGCGGCGACAAGCTGGCGCTGCTGACGCTGGCCCTGCCCGATCCCACGGGTTACGGCCGCATCGTGCGCGAAGCCGGCTCGCCGGACGGCCACGTGCAGGCCATCGTCGAACACAAGGACGCGAGCGAGGCCCAGCGCGCCATCAACGAAATCTACAGCGGCATCATGGCCGCGCCGGCGGCGCAGCTGCGCCACTGGCTGGGCCGCGTGGACAACCGCAACGCCCAGGGCGAGTACTACCTGACCGACATCGTCAAGCTGGCCGTGGCCGATGGCGTGGCCGTGGTGGCGCACCGCATCACGGACGAGCTGCAGGTGGCCGGCGTGAACAGCCCGGTGCAGCTGGCCGAACTCGAACGCGCCTACCAGCGCGGCCGCGCACTCGCGCTCATGGAGCAGGGCGTGCGCCTGGCCGATCCGGCGCGGTTTGATGTGCGTGGCACGCTCGAATGCGGCCAGGACGTGGCCATCGACGTGAACTGCGTGTTCGAAGGCCGGGTCACGCTGGGCGAGGGCGTGCGGATCGGTGCCAACTGCGTGATCGCCAACGCCAGCATCGCGGCCGGCGCGGTGATCCATCCGTTCACCCACATCGACGGCGAACAGGCCGGCGTGACGGTGGGCGAGGGTGCGCTCATCGGCCCGTTCGCGCGGCTTCGCCCGGGCGCGCGGCTCGGCGCCGAAGTGCACATCGGCAACTTCGTGGAGGTCAAGAATTCCACGCTGGCCGCCGGTGCCAAGGCCAACCACCTGGCCTACCTCGGCGACGCCAGCGTGGGCGAGCGCGTGAACTACGGCGCCGGCAGCATCACCGCCAACTACGACGGCGCCAACAAGCACCGCACCGTGATCGAGGCCGACGTGCACGTGGGCAGCAACTGCGTGCTGGTGGCGCCGATCACCATCGGCGCGGGTGGCACGGTGGGCGGCGGCTCCACCCTCACCAAGGACGCGCCGCCCGGCGCGCTCAGCGTGGCACGCGGCCGGCAGGTCAGCATTGCGAACTGGAGCCGGCCCAAGAAGGCGGCGAAGTAG